A single Bremerella cremea DNA region contains:
- a CDS encoding DEAD/DEAH box helicase: MMPDPSFPSIRFRGQLRPSQLQVRDVAEQQLAQGERQLHIVAPPGSGKTVLGLYLWAELIKRPALVLSPNSAIQSQWAARTDLFESNVPVSQIVSTDANEPKLLTSLTYQAVTLPRRGDDGLDHAAMSLWEDRLIEKGQAQDPAEAKVWIRDLKRHNRDYYDQRLSAYRKQVRDEAGLAGQSFEMLHQSCLRTWQKLREANVGLLILDECHHLVGHWGRVLSDAMASLDDAIVIGLTATPPDGDGKVPADFERYTQFLGPIDHDVPVPAVVRDGFLAPYQDLAYFVRPSEEELRFVAQADDHLSEILQLVCDKPFEETAQPASVHSSPVPPVAADEEDEPQEVPSLAHVGGTEAVYQEDDPFADLIPETTPPASPEVAPAEPVNVEPAAVESTTTDEAPRVKALIPWLLETLETRRHATSTFKTWASFHRRDPEFADAARVFLQVRKIKLPAEVPPVVIEVPLEEVPPIPVVIPVLDRYVRHALRRSPNAADRALAEKVISGLRMLGVQITETGCQACASPVGRVLAYSSEKAQALVPILTTEMAALGDTIRAVVVTDFEKTSATISDVEHLLSSEAGGAIAAFRVLVSDPKLDELDPVLVTGSSVLVDDDLAHRFETAAKQWLAEAGFEATLTFEEQVGFHVVSGSGRDWCPRVYVEMITELFQRGLTKCLVGTRGLLGEGWDANKINVLVDLTTVTTSMTVRQLRGRSFRLDPAVPEKLANNWDVVCLAPEFSKGLDDYARFIKKHQNIFGVTDDALIEKGVGHVHPALTDLRPELLEGSVRELNRNMLSRVALRHEIRDLWKIGTPYQGEPSHTLEMRVHQSEREAGGFPPFTDEKEPWSSDSLVQAVGEAIAQSMVALKLLKSPPEVIARPRAGGYVRVMLEDATAEDSRMFVTALHEALGPLNRPRYIIPRKLKFVRTTWLSRMLPHLLGQYLEKNEDRTVMVHAVPNVLAKNKESVEVYERYWNQYVSPGFPVFALRGEGESLLREALKKGMSPTGDFHEKEIFR; encoded by the coding sequence ATGATGCCTGATCCTTCGTTTCCTTCTATCCGGTTCCGCGGTCAGTTGCGTCCCTCGCAGTTGCAAGTCCGCGACGTCGCCGAACAGCAGTTGGCTCAGGGGGAACGGCAACTCCATATCGTTGCCCCGCCTGGCTCTGGCAAAACCGTTTTGGGGCTGTACCTTTGGGCCGAGTTGATCAAGCGGCCGGCACTGGTGCTAAGTCCGAACTCGGCCATTCAATCGCAGTGGGCGGCTAGGACTGATCTGTTCGAATCGAACGTGCCGGTTTCACAGATAGTCAGCACCGATGCCAACGAGCCGAAGCTACTCACCTCGCTCACTTATCAAGCCGTTACCTTGCCCCGCCGTGGCGACGACGGTCTCGATCATGCGGCTATGTCGCTGTGGGAAGATCGCTTGATCGAAAAAGGCCAGGCCCAAGATCCCGCCGAAGCCAAGGTCTGGATTCGCGATTTGAAGCGGCATAATCGTGACTACTACGATCAACGCTTGTCCGCCTATCGCAAGCAAGTCCGGGACGAAGCAGGCTTGGCTGGCCAATCGTTCGAGATGCTGCACCAATCGTGCTTACGTACGTGGCAGAAGCTCCGCGAAGCCAATGTTGGGCTGTTGATCTTGGACGAATGCCATCACTTGGTCGGCCACTGGGGACGTGTTCTTTCCGATGCCATGGCTTCGCTGGACGACGCCATCGTGATCGGGCTAACAGCGACTCCGCCGGATGGCGACGGCAAGGTGCCGGCCGACTTCGAGCGGTACACCCAGTTCCTCGGGCCGATCGATCACGACGTGCCGGTGCCTGCGGTGGTGCGTGATGGTTTTCTGGCCCCGTACCAAGACCTGGCCTATTTCGTGCGTCCATCCGAGGAAGAACTCCGCTTCGTCGCCCAAGCCGACGATCACTTGAGCGAGATTTTGCAGCTAGTTTGCGACAAGCCATTTGAGGAAACCGCCCAGCCTGCCAGCGTCCACTCATCGCCAGTTCCCCCGGTTGCTGCCGATGAAGAGGACGAACCGCAAGAGGTTCCCAGCCTCGCCCATGTCGGTGGAACGGAAGCGGTATACCAGGAAGACGATCCGTTCGCCGATTTAATTCCAGAAACCACGCCACCTGCTTCGCCAGAAGTTGCCCCAGCCGAGCCTGTTAACGTCGAGCCAGCCGCCGTCGAATCAACCACCACCGACGAAGCTCCTCGCGTGAAAGCTCTGATACCGTGGCTGCTCGAAACGTTGGAAACACGCCGCCACGCAACCAGCACGTTCAAGACGTGGGCCTCGTTTCATCGCCGCGACCCTGAGTTCGCCGACGCGGCGCGCGTCTTTTTACAGGTTCGTAAAATCAAACTGCCGGCAGAGGTGCCGCCGGTGGTGATCGAGGTTCCTTTAGAAGAAGTTCCGCCGATCCCAGTCGTTATCCCGGTGCTCGATCGCTACGTCCGCCACGCTTTGCGGCGTTCCCCCAATGCCGCAGACCGAGCATTGGCCGAGAAGGTCATCTCAGGGCTCCGCATGCTGGGCGTGCAAATCACCGAAACCGGTTGCCAGGCATGTGCTTCGCCGGTCGGACGTGTGCTGGCCTACAGCAGCGAGAAAGCTCAAGCGTTGGTCCCGATCCTCACAACGGAAATGGCCGCCCTGGGGGACACCATACGCGCGGTGGTGGTGACCGATTTCGAGAAAACCTCGGCCACGATTTCGGATGTCGAACACTTACTCAGCAGCGAAGCAGGGGGCGCAATCGCGGCGTTTCGCGTGCTGGTCAGCGATCCGAAGCTCGACGAGCTCGACCCGGTACTGGTCACCGGCAGCAGCGTGTTGGTCGACGACGACTTGGCCCATCGCTTTGAAACCGCCGCCAAGCAGTGGTTGGCCGAGGCTGGTTTCGAGGCGACACTAACCTTTGAAGAACAAGTCGGTTTTCATGTTGTCAGCGGCAGCGGTCGCGATTGGTGCCCGCGAGTTTATGTCGAGATGATCACCGAGCTGTTCCAGCGCGGGCTCACCAAGTGCTTGGTCGGCACACGTGGCCTCTTAGGGGAAGGGTGGGATGCGAACAAGATTAACGTGCTCGTTGATTTGACGACGGTCACCACCAGCATGACGGTGCGGCAGCTACGTGGTCGCTCGTTCCGGCTCGATCCGGCCGTGCCTGAGAAGCTGGCCAACAACTGGGACGTGGTTTGCCTCGCTCCCGAATTTAGCAAAGGCTTGGACGACTACGCACGGTTCATCAAGAAGCATCAAAACATCTTCGGCGTAACCGACGACGCGCTGATCGAAAAGGGAGTCGGCCACGTTCATCCAGCCTTAACCGACTTGCGGCCAGAACTGCTAGAAGGCTCGGTCCGCGAGCTTAACCGCAACATGCTCAGCCGGGTTGCCCTGCGGCACGAGATTCGCGACTTGTGGAAGATTGGCACACCTTACCAAGGAGAACCAAGCCACACGCTCGAAATGCGCGTTCACCAGTCGGAACGCGAAGCAGGCGGCTTCCCTCCGTTCACTGACGAGAAAGAACCGTGGTCCAGCGATTCGTTGGTCCAGGCCGTAGGAGAAGCAATCGCCCAGAGCATGGTCGCGCTCAAGCTGCTCAAATCTCCGCCAGAAGTCATCGCTCGGCCACGGGCCGGCGGCTATGTGCGGGTAATGCTGGAAGATGCCACGGCGGAAGACAGCCGCATGTTTGTTACCGCACTGCACGAAGCCCTCGGTCCGCTCAACCGACCTCGTTACATCATCCCGCGCAAGTTGAAGTTCGTTCGCACGACTTGGCTTTCTCGCATGTTGCCGCACCTGCTGGGTCAGTATCTCGAAAAGAACGAAGACCGCACCGTGATGGTGCATGCCGTGCCCAACGTCCTGGCGAAGAACAAAGAATCGGTCGAGGTATACGAACGGTATTGGAATCAATACGTCAGCCCCGGCTTCCCCGTGTTTGCCCTGCGTGGGGAAGGGGAGTCGCTGCTGCGAGAAGCGTTGAAAAAAGGAATGAGCCCGACCGGAGACTTCCACGAGAAAGAAATCTTCCGCTAA